The Acanthochromis polyacanthus isolate Apoly-LR-REF ecotype Palm Island chromosome 17, KAUST_Apoly_ChrSc, whole genome shotgun sequence genome has a window encoding:
- the LOC110948775 gene encoding cilia- and flagella-associated protein 54 isoform X3 produces the protein MDLPATYYGKLDKRNPVISNFKRDINSFVALMGQIASSTEQDNSSYAKGIKILLEIWKKYKHRLPSNLYQEHMLQTADFLFEIKLYQLALWQGYSLHLLQFSSVKITEIIDVDHLMACFFPEGFDADQDTFTMKVLAMQGCALCIFEQEKRHNILSEKGLCKLLRVLNFIRIMMQAFQQHEHLHWQIYKGASNIYTICRFLMMKKYSAQALEYLLWASISLELSIPLMTAKYLPLIITLYCAVCHCYYDNQAEVQAEEFARRALGKINELAKLEEQSGVPTTRETQRAYKEASVKLAAMVFKRAVFDGRRRPKVPLKMKTKHTLKDISNVPWPRTPTERILTGLFDSKAGQFFCILEALWDSTTRTLQMRMADDPEQQDVFSELLSAGISILSGSTDSGEKRCDDNQCLSPIVLTPTSTLLDLAIMGENKVPIMSAVRFIKLLFQYKRQDMFTELAREMQQVLSGVEGQSFRKAERELTLLDSFNILLSSQRSHSREDNRKDDRPKSSFPMSDELIALVDTLHKSVCGSALEVQPDGDLVLDIVLFVWGKVKVVRQKDKLQIPEFTHYRAKWVWCLSKLCEVAFACDIATVDCILTAEMIHTFGTLLENAEEHFNQAKCQDCAADHNDTKLSSLSPLESSSTELFQKVYEVVRKGLEAFAKGSATLMPHDCSAVIDCSFMQKFSLINAPAPSISPTSPEEGNEEDKISMKEKEEIKAKTESDFKDCRQTQPTRMFLLAKDLRLELDIIYHRASLKLLQLNTVTESELLNRIKKNKVSKALFVIQKALLMFKNVELNDSSKTKSLLEEASTLLEKAGLEERKLYMSTIPKTLAENAEKGMRVEENPPPPPILCSRCDHSFTFAPAPYNLAEKVCWYQLCGRVAEGLNWKVRLGDCSLPGTGKMVPAVYGECVLRVEGLEPNQKYVFAVAAYDSEGKLLGNTIGGTTLPVLASLPVPLLAAWAHLAQVAFQTEQYTIAKRACRELWSHYTYPGCGPQSTDDRFATIELRKQALHCSSPHLHQLFLISIFIETEINIQQGSLYCDSFSDNGPFIWEQEARLAECERMLVALDLAMCLNDGSGAVQAVVSCYGLLAPLIFHQITCEPVVQVLVKCLTVLEENSGLLKQKWAGNTSQSFMHMIACITYYLSKALRVLKKHQMAALVMELGCKLLQEVYDAQQQISRFATQTEGARNSGKSKTVGQAAVKGEMKINLQLKALQKKNKTKVVPEVTLAAHNEVSSSLPGCKDPAILYDLISNSTLIDAYQDVMKLKSMAYFTEFAALLLQRTMEEGHIDLVLNWGQSIFELLSRRDTAMRLSTKSVDKSSQSKKQSSIQALKENETPQNKSMPSQEERRKKLKDTMPRSMLRRVRTNREMQAVENLLTRMSSVVQRQKKQLQLRGLCCGERAWRANLNYLLAQAHLAVLYQGLDQLCGGAVHRYSQFPPLFFSLAYSGVLLSRKLHQQLPSKHEVVLESTSLHSSVHDCVTNTHKCRNKKEAVRVEDSATEESGEEDEDCSQTVETHMETSRYTAAFLLDSLNKAALHLRRAMVLAHRGGHWTTLQYVCQTMWDQSCRITLQVQMADQPETPSSITAEQLYTIFTPLLVLATDLIMDMLNKLGLWSLYDSDLTEEELESSLHFSVPLDDSTQVDLRWIHTLALYTLERLHDGGKWESLAHFALLFNSYTRERYSLIVTPLLIHAQRRLLERIGTLGGPAVPQPHHVKTLKATGKEVTFRSYAGCQLLSGWSPQSAQQQLPIHKKAALSNAKSRETAALKGAEIQRSMSLVCVPLDVEDSLSCYRQALEKRAHCLQVFQHSRSLVFLLLAHTQSCFVTQLQPCHSRGLSRSASLVDFRTFVIPTPNLEPCDLMEEDYRTPSAIYSLPISPKHTQTVIASYSTSIKYAQANGHDSLRTLALHEMGNLQFYNGNTRAAHSCWSKAVDCALHSSGAVEKWDGISFEGGSMQESLKQAGIWGCLQAAVLTAKIAQYILTSDISQRTKCCLLSVHLFKCVLCCSMPEPQSDIHYASHSIGDELLLGVDLFSEPNRLHLSTTVTSLNFVCHWLFTTGYCITLLPILALYLHFVGTVCRDVQRTAEGKILKMRVLTELCLFTEAIKEALQLTQGIGVLLPYGHYMSNASLKPLKTFYSNRSLLDNVEVLDELVNCDLAPEIRTLYGPTVCVRFNLARTQLVLALTNSVRGHPIPEASTASCFVDSEHHEQDRLETEGSCLQTVKPIILTLDAGKEKLTQERIKFLLLEGASSLLESISQQLTSHSCSEVENFELTIEFNLLKANLYLQQDHAALSSEMAISSLVLLQTSPVIVGGSGEQDAKDNSVPNTLHGDYPKAVEARERIGVSLWLRCRVALVHILVADVPGTAALFPGKNMNEEIARLLQEGLSECVLWGDHNTQARLMVEHAQLEALRGRTDDSMAMLQEAVNLLSGQTCMPPGSVVTLAQATLLLSDLRGPQSTTLLQLTQKLLIKQLRVFGQSVVFVDGKLCFSPPGPSNIYLPYLNILNQTTLQ, from the exons ATGGACTTACCGGCTACATATTATGGGAAACTGGATAAAAGGAACCCAGTTATTTCAAATTTCAAACGAGACATTAACTCGTTTGTAGCACTAATGGGACAAATAGCTTCTTCGACCGAACAGGACAACAGCTCTTATGCTAAAGG GATTAAGATCCTGCTGGAGATATGGAAGAAGTACAAGCATCGTCTTCCTTCAAACTTATACCAGGAGCACATGCTGCAGactgcagattttctttttgaaataaaG TTGTACCAGCTGGCACTGTGGCAGGGCTACAGTCTCCACCTgttgcagttcagctcagtgaaAATAACTGAGATCATAGATGTGGACCACTTAATGGCCTGCTtctttcctgaaggttttgatgCAGACCAAGATACCTTTACCATGAAG GTTCTTGCGATGCAGGGCTGTGCCTTGTGTATATTTGAGCAGGAAAAAAGGCACAATATCCTCAGCGAGAAGGGGCTTTGCAAACTGCTGCGTGTGCTGAACTTCATTAGGATCATGATGCAGGCCTTTCAGCAACACGAACACCTCCACTGGCAAATATATAAGG GTGCATCAAACATTTACACCATCTGCCGCTTCTTGATGATGAAGAAGTACAGCGCACAG GCACTGGAGTACCTTCTGTGGGCGAGCATCAGTTTAGAATTGTCCATCCCTCTGATGACAGCCAAGTATCTGCCGTTGATCATCACACTCTACTGTGCCGTCTGCCACTGTTACTATGACAACCAGGCTGAGGTGCAGGCAGAG GAATTTGCCAGAAGAGCCCTTGGAAAAATCAATGAGCTTGCAAAGCTGGAGGAGCAGAGTGGAGTTCCTACCACCAGAGAGACTCAGAGAGCTTACAAAGAGGCTTCTGTCAAG CTGGCCGCTATGGTATTTAAGCGAGCAGTGTTTGATGGCAGAAGGAGACCCAAAGTcccactgaaaatgaaaaccaaacacACCCTGAAGGACATATCCAAT GTGCCATGGCCTCGTACTCCAACAGAGCGCATTCTTACAGGCCTGTTTGACAGCAAGGCAGGACAATTTTTTTGTATTCTGGAGGCTCTTTGGGACAGCACCACGCGCACTCTACAGATGAGAATGGCAGATGACCCAGAACAGCAGGACGTGTTCTCAGAACTCCTGTCTGCTGGCATTAGTATATTATCTG GATCAACAGATTCTGGTGAGAAAAGGTGTGACGATAACCAGTGCCTGTCTCCTATTGTGCTGACGCCAACTTCAACTCTATTGGATTTAGCCATTATGG GAGAAAACAAAGTGCCCATCATGTCAGCTGTGAGGTTCATCAAGCTGTTGTTTCAATACAAGCGACAGGATATGTTCACTGAACTTGCTCGAGAAATGCAGCAGGTTTTGTCT GGTGTGGAAGGGCAGTCATTCAGGAAGGCAGAACGAGAGCTTACTTTGCTAGACAGTTTCAACATTCTGCTGTCTTCCCAGAGGAGCCATTCAAGAGAGGACAACAGGAAAGATG ACAGACCAAAGTCTTCATTCCCAATGAGTGATGAGCTCATCGCGCTGGTAGATACCTTGCACAAGTCTGTCTGTGGATCTGCTCTG gaGGTGCAGCCAGATGGGGACCTAGTATTGgatattgtgttgtttgtgtgggGTAAGGTGAAGGTGGTGAGACAGAAAGATAAGCTGCAAATCCCAGAGTTTACACACTATCGAGCGAAG TGGGTGTGGTGCCTGTCTAAGCTGTGTGAGGTGGCCTTTGCTTGTGACATAGCAACAGTTGACTGTATATTAACAGCAGAGATGATTCACACATTTGGGACACTACTAGAAAATGCAGAAGAACATTTTAATCAAGCAAAATGTCAAG ATTGTGCGGCAGACCATAATGATACGAAGCTAAGCTCTTTGTCTCCTCTTGAG AGTTCAAGTACAGAGCTGTTTCAGAAGGTATATGAGGTGGTGAGGAAGGGTCTTGAAGCTTTTGCCAAGGGTTCAGCTACACTGATGCCACATGACTGCTCAGCAGTCATTGATTGTTCCTTCATGCAG AAATTTAGTCTGATCAATGCCCCAGCCCCTTCCATATCTCCAACATCACCAGAAGAGGGAAATGAAGAAGATAAAATAAGtatgaaggaaaaagaagaaatcaaaGCAAAGACAGAATCAGATTTTAAGGACTGTCGACAGACTCAGCCCACACGCATGTTTCTGCTTGCCAAAGACCTTCGTTTAGAGCTAGACATCATCTACCACAGGGCATCCCTCAAGTTACTGCAGCTAAATACAG TTACCGAGTCTGAACTGTTGAATCGGATCAAGAAGAACAAAGTGTCCAAAGCACTCTTCGTGATCCAGAAAGCCTTACTGATGTTCAAAAACGTGGAGCTAaatgacagcagcaaaaccaaAAGTCTGCTAGAG GAGGCTTCCACCCTTTTAGAAAAAGCAGGGCTAGAAGAGAGAAAACTGTATATGTCCACCATTCCTAAGACTCTGgctgaaaatgcagaaaaaggaATGAGGGTCGAAGAAAACCCTCCACCTCCCCCCATTCTATGCTCACGCTGTGACCACTCCTTCACCTTTGCCCCAGCACCTTATAACTTGGCGGAAAAA GTGTGCTGGTACCAGCTTTGTGGTCGAGTAGCTGAGGGCCTTAACTGGAAAGTCCGCCTTGGAGACTGCAGTCTGCCAGGAACTGGAAAAATG GTACCAGCAGTGTATGGAGAATGTGTGCTGAGGGTGGAAGGGCTGGAGCCCAATCAGAAGTACGTGTTTGCTGTTGCAGCATACGACAGCGAAGGCAAGCTACTAGGCAACACAATAGGAGGGACAACATTACCAGTGTTGGCATCCCTACCTGTACCTCTCCTCGCTGCATGGGCTCACTTGGCTCAG gtGGCATTTCAAACGGAGCAATACACCATAGCAAAGAGGGCCTGCAGGGAATTGTGGAGCCACTATACATACCCTGGCTGTGGGCCCCAGAGCACAGATGATAGATTTGCTACAATAGA GTTGCGTAAACAAGCCCTGCACTGCTCCTCTCCTCACCTACATCAGTTGTTCCTCATCTCCATCTTCATTGAGACAGAGATCAACATTCAGCAGGGATCGCTCTATTGTGACTCATTTAGTGACAATGGACCATTTATCTGGGAACAG GAAGCCAGACTGGCAGAATGTGAGCGAATGCTGGTGGCCTTGGACTTAGCAATGTGTTTGAATGATGGTAGCGGTGCTGTGCAAGCTGTAGTTAGTTGCTATGGCCTCTTGGCACCTCTGATCTTCCATCAAATCACCTGTGAACCTGTGGTGCAA GTGCTAGTGAAATGCTTGACCGTTTTGGAGGAGAATTCAGGTCTTCTCAAACAAAAATGGGCCGGAAACACTTCACAGTCATTCATGCACATGATAGCTTGCATCACCTACTATCTGtcaaag GCTTTACGTGTCCTCAAGAAGCATCAGATGGCTGCTTTGGTCATGGAGTTGGGTTGCAAGCTACTCCAGGAGGTCTATGATGCCCAGCAGCAAATAAGTAGATTTGCCACCCAAACTGAGGGTGCAAGAAACAGTGGaaaa tctaAGACAGTAGGTCAAGCTGCAGTAAAGGGTGAAATGAAGATTAATCTTCAGTTAAAGGCACTGCAAaagaagaacaagacaaaagTCGTACCAGAAGTAACTCTAGCCGCACACAATG AGGTTTCATCGTCATTGCCTGGCTGCAAGGATCCTGCCATACTGTATGACCTGATCTCTAACAGCACATTAATTGATGCCTATCAAGATG TGATGAAGCTCAAGTCCATGGCATATTTTACTGAGTTTGCAGCGCTGCTGCTTCAGAGAACCATGGAAGAAGGCCACATAGACCTTGTGTTAAACTGGGGTCAAAGCATTTTTGAATTGCTTTCCAG GCGTGACACGGCCATGCGACTATCAACAAAATCTGTGGATAAAAGCAGTCAGAGTAAAAAGCAAAGTAGTATTCAGGCTCTGAAGGAAAATGAAACACCCCAG AACAAGAGCATGCCTTcacaagaagaaagaagaaagaaactgaaGGACACAATGCCACGCAGCATGCTCCGGAGAGTGAGAACTAACAG ggagATGCAGGCTGTAGAGAACCTGCTAACCAGAATGTCGTCTGTGGTGCAGCGACAGAAGAAGCAGCTTCAACTGCGGGGATTGTGCTGTGGGGAGAGAGCCTGGAGAGCTAATCTGAACTACCTTTTGGCTCAGGCACATTTAGCAGTGCTTTATCAGGGCCTGGACCAGCTGTGTGGTGGAGCTGTGCACAG GTACAGCCAGTTCCCtcccttgtttttttctctggcCTACTCCGGTGTCCTTTTGTCGAGGAAGTTACACCAACAGCTGCCTTCTAAACACGAAGTTGTCTTGGAGAGCACCTCCTTGCACTCCAGTGTCCATGATTGTGTGACGAATACACACAAATGCAGGAACAAAAAGGAGG CAGTCCGAGTTGAAGACTCTGCCACAGAGGAGAGTggtgaggaggatgaagacTGCTCTCAAACTGTGGAAACACATATGGAGACGTCGAGATACACTGCTGCCTTTCTCCTGGATTCACTTAACAAAGCTGCTCTACATCTTCGGAGGGCCATG gTGTTGGCCCATCGTGGTGGTCACTGGACCACTTTGCAGTATGTGTGTCAGACCATGTGGGACCAAAGTTGCAGAATCACTCTCCAAGTACAGATGGCTGATCAGCCTGAAACTCCCTCCTCCATCACAGCAGAGCAGTTGTACACCATCTTTACCCCGCTGCTGGTGCTGGCTACTGACCTCATTATGGATATGTTGAACAAACTAGGG cTGTGGAGTTTGTATGACAGTGACTTGACTGAGGAGGAACTCGAGTCCAGTCTCCACTTCTCAGTGCCACTAGATGACAGCACCCAGGTGGACCTGCGTTGGATTCACACATTGGCGTTGTACACTCTGGAGCGGCTCCATGATGGTGGCAAATGGGAAAGCCTGGCCCACTTTGCCTTACTTTTCAATTCATACACAAG GGAACGTTACTCCTTGATTGTAACTCCTCTGCTCATTCATGCTCAGAGGAGACTGCTTGAACGAATTGGTACTCTTGGAGGACCTGCAGTACCACAACCACACCATGTTAAGACACTGAAAGCCACTGGCAAGGAG GTAACTTTCAGAAGTTATGCAGGCTGCCAGCTGCTCAGTGGGTGGAGCCCTCAGTCTGCGCAGCAGCAACTGCCTATTCACAAAAAAGCAGCACTCTCAAACGCTAAATCTCGAGAAACAGCTGCATTGAAAG GTGCCGAGATACAACGCTCCATGTCCCTTGTGTGCGTGCCTCTGGATGTGGAAGACTCACTGAGCTGTTATCGGCAAGCTCTTGAGAAAAGAGCTCATTGTCTTCAGGTCTTCCAGCATAGTCGCTCATTAGTTTTTCTGCTCctggcacacacacagtcct gcTTTGTGACACAGTTGCAGCCCTGTCACAGCAGAGGTCTCAGCCGTTCAGCAAGCCTGGTGGATTTCAGGACCTTTGTTATACCCACTCCAAACCTCGAGCCTTGTGACCTGATGGAGGAGGACTACAGAACTCCAAGTGCTATCTACAGCCTCCCTATCAGCCCTAAACACACGCAGACTGTCATTGCTTCATACTCCACTTCCATAA AGTATGCCCAGGCTAACGGTCACGACTCTCTCAGAACTTTGGCATTGCATGAAATGGGAAACCTACAGTTCTACAATGGAAACACGCG CGCAGCACACTCCTGCTGGAGTAAAGCTGTAGATTGTGCCTTGCACAGCTCAGGTGCTGTAGAAAAATGGGATGGTATTTCCTTTGAGGGTGGATCTATGCAGGAATCCTTAAAACAGGCTGGCATTTGGGGATGTCTACAGGCTGCTGTGCTCACTGCTAAGATAGCACA GTATATCTTAACCTCTGATATCAGCCAACGGACCAAGTGCTGTCTCCTATCTGTTCACCTCTTTAAG TGTGTGCTGTGTTGCTCCATGCCTGAACCCCAGTCCGACATCCATTATGCGTCCCACAGTATTGGAGATGAACTGCTCCTTGGAGTTGACCTTTTTTCTGAACCAAACAGACTTCACCTCAGCACTACTGTAACAAGTCTTAACTTTGTTTGCCACTGGCTTTTCACCACAGGCTACTGCATTACG CTGCTGCCCATACTAGCTCTTTACCTACATTTTGTGGGGACTGTGTGCCGAGATGTACAACGTACTGCTGAGGGCAAAATACTAAAG ATGCGTGTCCTCACTGAACTGTGTCTGTTCACTGAAGCTATAAAGGAGGCACTTCAGCTCACACAAGGGATAGGTGTCCTTCTGCCATATGGACATTACATGTCCAACGCCAGTCTGAAA CCTTTGAAGACATTCTACAGCAACAGGTCTCTACTGGACAATGTGGAG GTTTTGGACGAACTTGTAAACTGTGATTTAGCTCCAGAGATCCGCACTCTGTATGGACCCACAGTGTGTGTCAGATTCAACCTAGCTCGTACTCAGCTAGTCCTGGCACTGACAAACTCCGTACGTGGCCATCCCATTCCAG AAGCCAGCACAGCAAGTTGTTTCGTGGACTCAGAACACCACGAGCAGGACAGATTGGAGACTGAGGGCTCTTGCCTACAGACGGTGAAGCCAATAATTCTCACTCTTGATGCTGGAAAGGAGAAATTAACCCAAGAAAGAATCAAG TTCCTGTTGCTTGAAGGAGCATCTTCCTTGTTAGAATCCATTTCGCAGCAGCTCACATCTCATTCCTGTAGTGAAGTGGAGAACTTCGAACTGACAATAGAATTCAATCTTCTAAAAGCAAACCTCTACCTACAGCAAGACCATGCTGCTCTTAG CTCGGAGATGGCAATTTCATCTCTGGTGTTGCTGCAGACATCTCCTGTGATTGTTGGAGGATCCGGCGAACAG GATGCCAAAGATAACAGTGTGCCAAACACCCTGCATGGAGACTATCCCAAAGCTGTTGAGGCAAGGGAGAGAATTGGAGTTTCTCTGTGGCTGCGCTGCCGCGTTGCTCTGGTCCACATCCTGGTTGCTGATGTGCCTGGCACTGCTGCTCTTTTCCCAG GTAAGAACATGAACGAGGAGATAGCTCGGTTGTTGCAGGAGGGTCTCAGTGAATGTGTTCTATGGGGAGACCACAATACTCAAGCCCGACTGATGGTCGAACATGCACAACTGGAAGCATTGAGAGGCAGGACTGATGACAGCATGGCAATGCTGCAG